A genomic window from Solanum stenotomum isolate F172 chromosome 10, ASM1918654v1, whole genome shotgun sequence includes:
- the LOC125842858 gene encoding uncharacterized protein LOC125842858 produces the protein MRLVMADRSVKSLVGFLCDVLVKVESFILFADFVILYCDIDFEVPIILGRPFLATRKALVDVESGKLMFSWDWGDEIATDNEEDSTNGANEDNGDSIESNHIPATTTSETPANLTIPIEIRVPEIDPTKEKVSADASSNTTPTTNAQSFAEKLSFYVG, from the exons ATGAGACTTGTGATGGCTGATAGGTCAGTTAAAAGTCTAGTTGGTTTTCTTTGTGATGTTTTGGTAAAAGTGGAGAGCTTTATTTTGTTTGCCGATTTTGTGATCTTATATTGTGATATTGATTTTGAAGTTCCCATAATTTTGGGGAGGCCATTTCTAGCCACAAGGAAAGCATTGGTTGATGTGGAAAGTGGCAAGTTGATGTTCAG TTGGGATTGGGGTGATGAAATAGCAACTGATAATGAGGAGGACAGCACAAATGGTGCCAATGAGGATAATGGCGACTCTATTGAGAG TAATCACATTCCGGCGACCACGACTAGTGAGACACCAGCTAATCTGACCATTCCCATTGAGATCCGTGTTCCAGAGATAGATCCTACTAAGGAGAAGGTATCAGCTGATGCAAGTTCTAACACCACTCCAACTACTAATGCCCAGAGCTTCGCAG AGAAATTGAGTTTTTATGTTGGATAA